In Anaerolineae bacterium, one genomic interval encodes:
- a CDS encoding NAD(P)-dependent oxidoreductase, translating to MAKILVTGAAGQVGCRLVRQLLERNYEVRGLILPNDPAADRLAGLELEVVEGDLLDPEVAERAMEGVDAAVHTANLVSPLPGMTESAFFDNNVRTTFHVACAAGRRADRLERLVHISSSSVYPSDTHQYAACYAPIDEEHPRRPRGVYPLSKNIGEEIVNAVSRETKLRAAIIRPSGIASGTSILGRWNVGFVCNILRTGQAHRESELYMADGTELWHDLEAAARSKDQPCAITDDRGRPWLYRPVDARDVAHACVCALESPAAVGEAFNAAAPEPIYYTEAAQVLAEALGIPVLEWQVPVRWVFDLSITKAKTLIGYRPRWGIREMVADALAVQKGESDGLS from the coding sequence GTGGCCAAGATACTGGTGACCGGCGCCGCGGGACAGGTGGGGTGCCGTCTCGTGAGGCAGCTGCTCGAACGCAATTACGAGGTGAGGGGGCTCATACTCCCCAATGACCCCGCTGCCGACCGTCTGGCAGGGCTAGAGCTGGAGGTGGTGGAGGGCGACCTGCTGGACCCGGAAGTGGCTGAGAGGGCCATGGAAGGGGTGGACGCTGCTGTCCACACCGCCAACCTGGTGTCGCCCTTGCCGGGCATGACCGAGAGCGCTTTCTTCGACAACAACGTGCGCACCACCTTCCACGTGGCCTGTGCCGCGGGGCGCAGGGCCGACCGGCTGGAGCGGCTGGTTCACATCAGCTCCTCCAGCGTCTACCCCAGCGACACCCACCAGTACGCCGCCTGCTACGCTCCCATTGACGAGGAGCACCCCCGCCGTCCTCGGGGAGTGTACCCCCTGAGCAAGAACATCGGCGAGGAGATCGTGAACGCGGTCAGCCGGGAGACGAAGCTTCGGGCCGCCATCATCCGCCCTTCCGGTATCGCCTCCGGCACGTCCATACTGGGCCGCTGGAACGTGGGGTTCGTGTGCAACATCCTGCGCACCGGCCAGGCTCACCGGGAGAGCGAGCTCTACATGGCCGACGGCACCGAGCTGTGGCACGACCTGGAGGCGGCCGCTCGGTCCAAAGACCAGCCCTGCGCCATCACCGACGACCGGGGGCGGCCGTGGCTGTACCGACCAGTTGACGCCCGGGACGTGGCCCATGCCTGCGTCTGCGCCCTGGAGAGCCCAGCCGCGGTGGGGGAGGCCTTCAACGCCGCCGCCCCGGAGCCCATCTACTACACCGAGGCAGCCCAGGTGCTCGCCGAAGCCCTGGGGATACCCGTCCTCGAGTGGCAGGTGCCGGTGCGCTGGGTGTTCGACCTGTCCATCACCAAGGCCAAGACGCTGATCGGCTACCGGCCCCGGTGGGGGATCCGGGAGATGGTGGCCGATGCCCTGGCGGTGCAGAAGGGCGAGAGCGACGGGCTATCCTGA